From the Longimicrobium terrae genome, the window GTTTTGCAACTGCCCCGCGGGCCAGGGCGCGCGTCGTTGCGGTCTCCCGCTGCAGGCCGGCCTCTGGCGCCGCGTTCAGAACCTCGACGACGGTTGCCGCAGGAGTCGGGGCTGCCACCGCTCGCTGGAGTTGCTCAGACGTCATCTGCCGGAGTGACGTCCGTATGCTGCTGATCACCCGGTACTCCAAGGACTGCTCGATCCCTTCCCGGAACGTCTTGGGAGTGGCTTGGCTGTGCCGCGACTCTCCCGGGTCGGCACGGCGGATGGGGGTTTTCTGGCGTACGTTGCTATGGATCTGGTCAGAAGATGACACGCTTTTCCCGCTAGCCAGATCCGACGATCGTGCCTTTTTGCGCGCGGTGCCCAGAAGAACTGAACCTGCCACCGACTTGCTCGCACGCGACCCATCGGGCGTGCCACGTGAGACCCGCGACGCAGCCGCAGATTTGCTCGTCTGCGATTTACCACCACGCGTGCTCTGCGATAGCGCAGAGGCAGCCCCCGATCTACTTGGCGCGTTGGGGTTTTGAGCTCTGTCCTTCTTGTCCTCGGCATGGACGCCCTTGCCCTTGTTTGGCTTTGCGGGCATCGAAACTCCTTTGTAGTTGTTGTGTGTGCGTGTATTACGCACAACTACAAGCTACGTGCCCTGTGAGATTAGACAAGCCCCTCCAAACCGGTTGGGGTGTGCAGGCCAGGACGCAGCCCTACGCGGATTTCTCCCCGTCCAGCCGCACGGCGGGCAGGGTGAAGACGAACACGCTGCCGCCGCCCGGCCGCGCCTCCAGCCGCAGCGCGCCACCCTGCGCCTCCGCCAGCCGCCGCGCGATGGACAGCCCCAGCCCCGCGCCGCCCACGTCCGGCGGCACGTCCGGCCGGCGGTAGAACGGCTCAAAGATGCGGTCGCGCTCCGCCTCCGGCACCCCCGGCCCGCAGTCCGCCACGCGGAAGGCGAGCCGGTCCTCTTCCGCCACCGCCGCGACGTCGATCGGGTGATGGGGCGGGGAATACTTGTTCGCGTTCTCCAGCAGGTTTACCAGCACGCGCAGCGACTGCACGAAATCGAACCGCCCCGCCAGCAGCACGTCGCCGGGCGGAACAGACGCGCGGATCTCCCGCCCGGGCATGGAGCCGCTCACCCGCTGCAGCGCGGCGCCCAGCAGGTCCTCCGCCGCCGTGACCTCAAGATGGAGACGGATTTCCCCCGCGTTCAGCCGCGACAGGTCCAGCAGATCGGCCACGAAGCGGTTCAGGCGGTCCGCTTCCTGTTCGATGGTGGCGGCATCTTCGTCGCCCTTTTCCGCCAGCTGATGGGCAAGCGCCTTGATGGTTGTCAGTGGCGTGCGCAGGTCGTGCGACACGGAAGCGATCAGCGCGTCCTTCAGCCGGTCCGCCTCCGACAGCGCCTCCGCCCGGTCCGCGTCCGCGCGCAGCCGCACCCGCTCCGCGCCCAGGGCCGCGTAGTATCCCAGGACGCGGAAAAAGCGGTGCTGCTCCGGCGTCAGTTCCAATCCCGCCACGCGCGTCACCCGCAGCACGCCCACGATGCGCTCCCGCACTCGCAGCGGAAGTGCAACGCCGCGCGCGTTGGCGTCATCCGGCAGGCCGCCCGCGTCGTGCCGCGCCTCGGTGACGAGGGCGAGCGTGCCGTCCGGCCGTTCGATGACGGGCACGCCTCGGTCCGCCGCCAGCGCCGCCGCGGGCGCGATCAAGTTCTCCGCATCCAGCGCGGGATCCCTCGCGGCGCGGGTGAGCGGCCCGTCCGCCGCGCCGGGGAGCAGGATCTCGCACGCGTCCGCCTGCAGCGCGGAGCGGATCACGCGCGCAAAGGCGTGCAGCGCATCCTCCGCGCGGCCGGCGTTGAGCGTTTCGGCGCCCAGGGTGGAGAGGTGGTTCAGTTCATCCGCCCGCCGCCGCGCCTCTTCCGCCTCCGCGCGTGCACGGGTGATGAGGTGCGTGGCGAAGAGCGCCACGACCAGGTAGCTGAACAGCACCAGCCAGTTCAGCGGATCGGTGACGACCAGCGTGTAGTGCGGGGGGAGAAAAAAGAAGTTGAAGCACAGAAAGCTGAGCGCCGCCAGCACCACGCCGCGCGTCCTCGTGCCGCGCGTGCTGGCCGCCAGCACGAAGAGGAGGAAGGCGAGGGCGACGTGCGCGGCGTCCAGGTGCTCGCGAATGGCCACCATGGCCGCGGTGAGCGCCGCCAGCGCCAGCGCGTTCGCCGCCGCGCCCAGGAGCAGGCCGGAGCGCGGCCGGACGGGAGGCGCGCTCAATCCAGCGCGCGAAAGCGGTAGCCCACACCGGGCTCGGTGATGATCAGGCGCGGGCGGATGGGGTCCGCCTCGATCTTGCGCCGCAGGTTGGCCACGTGCACCCGCAGGTACGCCTGCGGATCGCCGCCGGACCGGCCCCACACGGCGCTGAACAGCTGCTGGTGCGTGAGCGTGCTTCCCGCGTGCGCGGCGAACGCGCGCAGCAGGTCCCACTCCGTTGGCGTGAGATGAATTTCCTCCCCGTCGCGGGAAAGGACGCGCCGGGCCAGGTCCAGCGACAGGCCCTCGATCTCCACGGGCCCCGTGCCGCCGGGGCGCGTGATGCCGCGCGACCGCCGAAGCTGCGCGCGCACGCGGGCCTGCAACTCCGCCGGGCCGAACGGCTTGGTGACGTAGTCGTCGGCGCCGGCATCCAGCAGGCTCACCTTTTCGTGCTCGGAGTGGCGGGCGGAAAGGACCACGATGGGCGCCGCGGACCACTTCCGCACCTCGGCGCAGACGCGCACGCCGGGGATGTCGGGCAGGCCCAGGTCCAGGACGATCAGGTCCGGGCGCTCGGCCGCGGCGAGCGCGATCCCTTCCGCGCCGGTGGCGGCTTCGATGACGCGCACGGACGCATCCGCCAGCGCCCGCCGCACCACTAGGCGGATCTGCGGTTCGTCATCGATGACCAGAATGGTCGATTCGCTCATCTGCGCGTGCGTGGGATCGAGATGCGGACGGGCGGCGGTCGCCGGATCGGGGCAATCTACAGTGGAGCGCGTGAAGATGGCACAAAGACGATCCGCCCCCCCGGCCGCGGCGTTGCGGGGGCGACTGAAGTCGCGGCAACAACGGCGCAAAGTCCGCCTGCGCGGACTGGGGCCGCGGCGGAGTCCTGAGGCGGGACCTTTGTGTGTGGTCGTGCGCGGCCGTCCCTGAGTTCGTGAGTTCGGGTGACGTGAGCGGGGCCAATCCCAGTCCGGCGGTTGAAACCGCGCCTCGACCAACACGAAGTCCGCCTGCGCGGACTGTGGCCGACGGACCCGGCGCGGTCGCCGTCGTCCGCCGCGTGAACGCCGCCGCATCCCTAACCATGCGACCGTGAAGGAATGCCCGCTCCCAGTCCGCGGAGGCGGACTTCGTGTCTTTCAAGGCGCGGTTTCAACCGCCGGACCGATGCCCGGTTCCACCACGTTACCTGAATGCGCGTTCCCCCGCCGTCCATCGCCCCACACGTCTGCACTCTCGTACTCACGTACTCACGCACTCACGCACTCACGCACTCACGCACTCACGCACTCACGCACTCACGCACTCACGCACGTCCACCCTTCCCGCCACCGCATTCGTTGCACAACACGAGAAGTTCA encodes:
- a CDS encoding sensor histidine kinase, which produces MSAPPVRPRSGLLLGAAANALALAALTAAMVAIREHLDAAHVALAFLLFVLAASTRGTRTRGVVLAALSFLCFNFFFLPPHYTLVVTDPLNWLVLFSYLVVALFATHLITRARAEAEEARRRADELNHLSTLGAETLNAGRAEDALHAFARVIRSALQADACEILLPGAADGPLTRAARDPALDAENLIAPAAALAADRGVPVIERPDGTLALVTEARHDAGGLPDDANARGVALPLRVRERIVGVLRVTRVAGLELTPEQHRFFRVLGYYAALGAERVRLRADADRAEALSEADRLKDALIASVSHDLRTPLTTIKALAHQLAEKGDEDAATIEQEADRLNRFVADLLDLSRLNAGEIRLHLEVTAAEDLLGAALQRVSGSMPGREIRASVPPGDVLLAGRFDFVQSLRVLVNLLENANKYSPPHHPIDVAAVAEEDRLAFRVADCGPGVPEAERDRIFEPFYRRPDVPPDVGGAGLGLSIARRLAEAQGGALRLEARPGGGSVFVFTLPAVRLDGEKSA
- a CDS encoding response regulator — its product is MSESTILVIDDEPQIRLVVRRALADASVRVIEAATGAEGIALAAAERPDLIVLDLGLPDIPGVRVCAEVRKWSAAPIVVLSARHSEHEKVSLLDAGADDYVTKPFGPAELQARVRAQLRRSRGITRPGGTGPVEIEGLSLDLARRVLSRDGEEIHLTPTEWDLLRAFAAHAGSTLTHQQLFSAVWGRSGGDPQAYLRVHVANLRRKIEADPIRPRLIITEPGVGYRFRALD